In Scomber japonicus isolate fScoJap1 chromosome 21, fScoJap1.pri, whole genome shotgun sequence, one DNA window encodes the following:
- the LOC128382835 gene encoding dentin sialophosphoprotein-like, giving the protein MPASKRGSSPHDSQPKMRKLDEDAEALQPKTAPATNNKPHKTGNMQETTAAPRTKKKPSASAEGENKPAKSSIQTSPPKDSSKTISEPPVKKAKLLKATSASCGEAPSMKALCKAPVKRTASTESDEDLSSDGSKTDLFRERDDGDKARCIRQYSNRVRAKRQAEETCTDPQETCQELSPTPSDPVQMDHNYGRFTDLLGGQNLDETVQNEDKPAEPDTEAQRQENSESKEALAEEIGQLKHLESQNLIDKTSSTQILDSISGAESSIEVNENKDVAESIKSQTGLDNETLPLSVKTICSSSGEAKQCSESEDQTDEKVDSVCRPESQTDLSCETDTKEPTVSGSDVKYETDESEHEVKGETEAGVEARALPNETNSTPEEMLMGNHNPKSQTDLSVKIQVTFKEESKSNQVPDAITNSCDGVNKIVKKSEEQLEESERKGAEFLSAQSAAGPESFVEVQLSHDAREVKAKTTDSCTETSKTTSEDRADPALKERSENQETGNFNDTTDTPVDVKEGVANSTSLGKEETDIECTAAHIQASAASALSNPASSSLEIQGQTNREVSEPTTDISRGFHDEHVVVKSTVMENEDRMSVDSASGRESQNIIEMQTLTAADTSADVSKSTSDVSDSVTAPFKSSEDEGRIPSECVAAPENQIEEISNSETGPTEKTQSQNIHEVSEPTTDACTESHEEQTVGTSTITENTHSFESDMQKRTEEISIIAPTAEMQSQQIPEVSEHNTDVQPELSENLTEKSQNMENVKFECASSSESQINMKMQTTSNPLPMTETQSQNIQGVSEPNTDVCSEFHEDQKVDASSIRENVNSFESVAAAAESQSERYLQTSQTSETSNPAPSQEMQSQGSQIDSDTQTRTEEISIIAQTAMQSQQIRGVSEHNTVIPPGVQNMGKVDFECASVSETQMQTTEEISIKSEHISSEVAVKNSQNIEEDDKMSDKLLTTPENRFKSEAQRTETQSQESQELSEPAADLSEVQEGLIIPTNECNENKESQVEIDIQTTAAEEEMISNPTSTLNMQSQKGQEVRESTTDAEKGLIVASTESKESKEEDITAAVNQMETNTQTTAAAATQQDISNLEMRIGGSQERRQENN; this is encoded by the exons atGCCGGCCTCAAAGAGAGGATCATCCCCTCATGATTCTCAGCCCAAGATGAGGAAGTTGGACGAGGACGCGGAGGCTCTGCAGCCAAAAACTGCACCGGCTACCAACAATAAGCcccataaaacaggaaatatgcAAGAAACGACAGCAGCCCCTCGGACCAAGAAGAAACCGTCTGCCTCAGCAGAAGGGGAAAACAAACCAGCCAAGTCATCCATACAGACTTCCCCTCCAAAGGATTCCAGCAAAACCATTTCAGAGCCACCTGTCAAAAAAGCCAAGCTCCTGAAAGCCACAAGTGCCTCCTGCGGAGAAGCTCCCTCGATGAAAGCTCTCTGCAAAGCTCCCGTGAAGCGGACAGCCTCCACAGAGTCCGACGAGGATTTAAGTAGTGACGGTAGTAAAACTGACCTCTTTAGAGAGAGGGATGACGGAGACAAGGCGCGCTGCATTAGACAATATTCAAACCGAGTCCGAGCTAAGCGCCAGGCTGAAGAGACGTGTACTGATCCACAGGAGACGTGCCAAGAGTTATCACCTACGCCCTCGGACCCGGTACAGATGGACCACAATTATGGTAGATTCACAGATTTGCTAGGTGGTCAAAACTTGGATGAGACTGTTCAGAATGAGGACAAACCTGCAGAGCCTGACACTGAAGCTCAGAGACAAGAAAATTCAGAGTCAAAAGAAGCTTTAGCCGAAGAAATTggacaattaaaacatttagaaaGCCAAAATCTTATAGATAAAACTTCATCTACACAGATATTAGACTCTATCAGCGGGGCAGAGTCTAGTATAGAAGTAAATGAAAACAAGGATGTGGCAGAGTCCATCAAAAGCCAGACAGGTTTAGATAACGAAACACTACCGCTGTCAGTGAAAACAATATGTTCTAGCAGCGGAGAGGCGAAGCAGTGCAGCGAAAGTGAAGACCAGACAGATGAAAAAGTAGACTCTGTTTGTAGACCTGAAAGTCAGACAGATCTGAGCTGTGAAACTGACACAAAAGAGCCCACAGTGTCTGGTTctgatgtaaaatatgaaactgATGAAAGTGAGCATGAAGTGAAAGGAGAGACTGAAGCAGGTGTAGAAGCTCGAGCGCTGCCAAACGAAACAAACTCCACACCAGAGGAGATGCTGATGGGAAATCACAATCCTAAAAGCCAGACAGACCTCAGTGTCAAAATTCAAGTTACTTTCAAGGAGGAATCAAAATCGAACCAAGTGCCAGACGCGATTACAAATTCATGTGACGGCGTGAACAAAATAGTTAAAAAGTCAGAAGAACAGCTCGAGGAAAGCGAAAGAAAAGGAGCTGAGTTCCTGTCCGCTCAGTCCGCAGCTGGTCCAGAGTCTTTTGTTGAAGTACAGCTGAGTCACGACGCTCGGGAGGTGAAAGCCAAGACAACTGACAGCTGTACTGAAACGAGTAAAACAACATCTGAGGACAGAGCTGACCCTGCACTGAAAGAGCGAAGTGAAAACCAGGAGACGGGAAATTTTAATGACACTACAGACACACCTGTTGATGTTAAAGAAGGTGTTGCAAATTCTACAAGTTTGGGAAAAGAAGAGACGGACATTGAATGCACCGCAGCACATATTCAGGCTTCAGCAGCATCAGCGCTTTCTAATCCTGCCTCTTCTTCTCTGGAAATACAAGGACAGACGAATCGAGAGGTCAGTGAACCTACCACAGACATATCAAGAGGATTTCACGACGAGCATGTGGTTGTGAAGTCTACAGTTATGGAAAATGAAGATAGGATGAGCGTTGACTCAGCTAGTGGACGTGAGAGTCAGAATATAATAGAAATGCAGACTCTCACAGCAGCAGACACCAGCGCAGATGTGAGTAAATCCACCTCAGACGTATCTGATTCAGTGACTGCACCTTTTAAGAGTAGCGAAGATGAAGGCAGGATTCCCTCTGAATGTGTCGCAGCTCCTGAGAATCAAATAGAGGAGATTTCTAACTCTGAAACTGGGCCTACAGAGAAAACGCAGAGTCAGAATATCCATGAAGTCAGTGAACCTACCACAGATGCATGTACTGAATCTCATGAGGAGCAGACGGTCGGCACTTCTACaattacagaaaacacacacagctttgaATCGGACATGCAGAAGAGAACTGAGGAGATTTCTATCATTGCACCGACGGCTGAAATGCAAAGCCAGCAGATCCCGGAAGTCAGTGAACACAACACGGACGTACAACCTGAGCTTAGTGAAAATTTGACTGAAAAATCCCAAAACATGGAAAATGTGAAGTTTGAATGTGCGTCTTCATCAGAGAGTCAAATCAATATGAAAATGCAGACCACATCTAATCCACTCCCTATGACGGAAACACAAAGTCAGAATATCCAGGGTGTCAGTGAACCTAACACAGATGTATGCAGTGAATTTCATGAAGATCAGAAAGTGGACGCTTCTTCAATTAGAGAAAATGTAAACAGCTTTGAGtctgtggcagcagcagcagagagtcaAAGTGAACGTTACTTGCAAACCTCACAGACATCAGAGACCTCTAATCCTGCCCCGTCACAGGAAATGCAAAGTCAGGGAAGCCAAATAGACTCGGACACACAGACCAGAACTGAGGAGATTTCTATCATCGCACAGACAGCAATGCAAAGCCAGCAGATTCGAGGAGTCAGTGAACACAACACAGTCATACCACCTGGGGTTCAAAATATGGGAAAGGTGGATTTTGAATGTGCATCTGTATCGGAGACACAAATGCAGACTACAGAGGAGATTTCTATAAAAAGTGAACACATATCTTCAGAGGTTGCAGTCAAAAACTCCCAAAATATAGAAGAAGACGACAAAATGAGCGATAAATTACTGACTACGCCGGAGAATCGGTTCAAATCAGAAGCACAGAGAACGGAAACACAAAGCCAGGAGAGCCAAGAACTCAGTGAACCTGCAGCCGACTTATCTGAAGTTCAAGAGGGTCTAATTATTCCCACAAATGAGTGTAATGAAAACAAGGAGAGTCAAGTAGAAATTGATATCCAAACAACAGcggcagaggaggagatgatcTCTAATCCGACATCAACACTCAACATGCAAAGCCAGAAAGGTCAGGAGGTCAGAGAATCCACCACAGACGCTGAAAAAGGCTTAATCGTGGCGAGCACTGAGAgtaaggaaagcaaggaagaggatatcactgctgctgtaaatcaAATGGAAACGAATAcgcaaacaacagcagcagcagcaacccaGCAGGATATTTCTAATCTTGAAATGCGAATCGGGGGAAGCCAAgag AGGAGACAggaaaacaactaa
- the vps41 gene encoding vacuolar protein sorting-associated protein 41 homolog — MTVHDKALEICQQRNFVEETVFLLSRMGNCRRALQMIMEELADVDKAIEFAKEQDDAELWEDLISYSIDKPPFITGLLNNIGTHVDPILLIHRIKEGMEIPNLRDSLVKILQDYNLQILLREGCKKILVADSLSLLQKMHRTQMRGVRVDEENICESCHATILPSDMAKAFSVVVFHCRHMFHKECLPSAGTIPGVQFCNICSAKKRGPGSGILEMKK; from the exons ATGACCGTCCACGACAAG gcTCTAGAGATTTGCCAGCAGAGGAACTTCGTAGAGGAAACCGTCTTCCTGCTCA GCAGGATGGGGAACTGCAGACGAGCCCTGCAGATGATCATGGAGGAGCTGGCCGACGTGGACAAAGCCATCGAGTTCGCCAAAGAGCAAGACGACGCCGAGCTCTGGGAAGATCTCATCTCGTACTCTATCGACAAACCAC CGTTCATCACCGGCCTCCTCAATAATATCGGAACCCACGTGGATCCGATCCTGCTCATCCATCGCATTAAAGAAGGCATGGAGATCCCGAACCTCCGAGACTCACTAGTGAAAATCCTGCAGGACTACAATCTGCAG ATTCTGCTGAGGGAAGGATGTAAGAAGATCCTGGTGGCCGACTCGCTCTCTCTGCTTCAGAAGATGCACCGAACGCAGATGAGAGGAGTCAGAGTCGATG agGAGAACATTTGTGAATCCTGTCATGCTACCATATTACCATCAG ATATGGCCAAAGCCTTCAGCGTGGTCGTGTTTCACTGCAGACACATGTTTCATAAAGAATGTCTACCGTCCGCAGGAACA ATTCCTGGCGTGCAGTTCTGCAACATCTGCAGTGCGAAGAAGCGCGGGCCAGGAAGTGGAATCCTGGAGATGAAAAAGTAA